From Bacteroidota bacterium, a single genomic window includes:
- a CDS encoding DinB family protein produces MSRPQASEYPTSYEQYISLVNGDNVIKVLEEQTLSIRAVLSSVDEDMEDHSYAPGKWTIKEVIGHIIDTERVVGYRVLRYVRGDESILPGFDSDMYVKNGNFSRRSLYDLAHEFSYVRGANIALFKTFDNLDLEKKGTADGKQASVRALLYMIAGHTEHHIKILRSKYLV; encoded by the coding sequence ATGAGTCGTCCGCAAGCTTCCGAGTACCCTACAAGTTACGAGCAGTATATTTCTTTAGTTAACGGAGACAACGTAATTAAAGTTTTGGAAGAGCAAACGCTTTCTATTCGAGCTGTATTATCAAGCGTAGATGAAGATATGGAAGACCATTCCTATGCTCCCGGCAAATGGACAATAAAGGAAGTAATTGGGCACATAATAGATACCGAAAGAGTTGTAGGCTATCGTGTATTGCGCTATGTAAGAGGAGATGAAAGTATTTTGCCCGGATTTGACAGTGATATGTACGTTAAGAATGGAAATTTTTCTAGAAGAAGTTTGTACGATTTAGCGCACGAATTTAGCTATGTAAGAGGCGCTAACATCGCACTTTTTAAAACCTTCGACAATCTTGATTTAGAAAAAAAAGGAACTGCCGATGGTAAGCAAGCTTCAGTAAGAGCTCTATTATACATGATTGCAGGACATACAGAGCACCACATTAAAATTCTACGTTCAAAATACCTTGTCTAA